In the Tetrapisispora phaffii CBS 4417 chromosome 7, complete genome genome, one interval contains:
- the TPHA0G00210 gene encoding uncharacterized protein — MSVTAKNCDITYAIGKDTKIPAVALGTWKAAPNEVYTAVLEALKAGYRHIDGAAIYCNEEEVGKAIRDSGIPRKDIFVTTKLWGTEQRNPLRALDSSLKRLGLDYVDLYLMHWPVALKADSITDNDLLTIPKLPSGKTDIDIENWNFIKTWELMQELPTSKAKAIGVSNFSINNLNELLAAPTTKTIPAANQFEIHPLLPQNELIKYCQDKKIIVEAYCPLGGSNVPLVTNPVITEIATKLGVNAGQLLISWGIQRGYVVLPKSVRKERIVTNFQTITIPAEEFEKMNNLTKEFGVQRSVNIDFSPFPTYQ, encoded by the coding sequence ATGTCTGTTACTGCAAAGAATTGCGATATTACATATGCTATCGGAAAAGATACTAAAATCCCTGCTGTTGCATTGGGTACCTGGAAAGCTGCTCCAAATGAAGTGTACACTGCCGTTTTAGAAGCATTGAAAGCTGGTTACAGACATATTGATGGTGCTGCTATCTATTGTAACGAAGAAGAGGTTGGAAAAGCTATCAGGGACTCTGGAATTCCAAGAAAAGATATCTTTGTGACCACCAAGTTGTGGGGTACTGAACAAAGAAACCCACTCCGTGCCTTAGATTCTTCTCTCAAGAGATTAGGCTTAGATTACGTTGACTTATATTTGATGCATTGGCCAGTTGCATTGAAAGCTGATTCCATCACTGATAATGACCTATTGACAATTCCAAAATTACCATCTGGTAAGACCgatattgatattgaaaattggAACTTTATTAAGACTTGGGAATTGATGCAAGAATTACCAACATCTAAAGCCAAAGCTATTGGTGTTTCCAACTTCTCCATAAATAACTTAAATGAACTATTAGCTGCACCAACTACCAAGACTATTCCAGCTGCTAACCAATTTGAAATTCACCCATTATTACCCCAAAATGAATTGATTAAATATTGTCAAGACAAAAAGATTATCGTTGAAGCCTATTGTCCACTAGGTGGTTCCAATGTTCCACTTGTTACCAACCCAGTCATTACTGAAATTGCAACAAAGCTTGGTGTTAATGCAGGTCAATTATTGATTTCTTGGGGTATCCAGAGAGGTTACGTTGTTTTACCAAAATCTGTAAGAAAGGAAAGAATCGTCACAAATTTCCAAACTATTACAATTCCAGCTGAAGAGtttgaaaaaatgaataatttaactaAGGAATTTGGTGTTCAAAGATCTGTTAATATTGATTTCTCTCCATTCCCAACTTATCAATAA